One Parageobacillus sp. KH3-4 genomic region harbors:
- a CDS encoding 16S rRNA (uracil(1498)-N(3))-methyltransferase, whose product MQRYFVSDDQVKNDHFIIQGDDYHHIVHVMRMDKGSEVICVLSCNKTALCRIEQITNEHVIVRVVKWIDEQTELPVQIYIAHGLPKGDKLELVIQKGTELGASSFIPFVAARSIVKWDAKKANKKLERWKKIAKEAAEQSHRGKIPDVHAPMTIYELVEFAKIADYRLFAYEEEAKQGNHQMLTSVFRKMKRGQSLLAVFGPEGGFSSEEVELLKQHGFFSCSLGPRILRTETAPLYLLAAASYQFELQ is encoded by the coding sequence TTGCAGCGGTATTTTGTTTCAGACGACCAAGTGAAAAACGACCATTTTATTATTCAAGGCGATGATTACCACCATATCGTTCACGTCATGCGCATGGACAAAGGAAGCGAAGTGATTTGTGTTCTTTCTTGCAATAAAACGGCGCTATGCCGAATTGAACAAATTACCAATGAGCATGTGATTGTCCGTGTTGTAAAATGGATAGATGAACAAACGGAACTGCCGGTTCAAATTTATATCGCCCATGGGCTGCCGAAAGGAGATAAACTGGAGTTGGTGATTCAAAAAGGCACGGAGCTTGGTGCGTCTTCGTTTATTCCTTTTGTGGCGGCTCGCTCTATTGTCAAATGGGATGCAAAAAAAGCAAATAAAAAGCTAGAACGTTGGAAAAAGATTGCAAAAGAGGCGGCGGAACAATCACATCGCGGGAAAATTCCCGATGTACACGCACCGATGACGATATATGAACTTGTTGAATTTGCCAAAATCGCCGATTACCGGCTTTTTGCATATGAAGAAGAAGCAAAACAAGGAAACCATCAAATGCTTACTTCCGTTTTTCGGAAAATGAAGCGCGGGCAATCGCTCCTAGCCGTATTTGGCCCGGAGGGCGGATTTTCCAGCGAAGAAGTGGAATTGCTTAAACAGCATGGCTTTTTTTCCTGCAGCCTTGGGCCGCGGATTTTGCGGACCGAAACGGCGCCGCTTTATCTTTTGGCGGCTGCTTCGTATCAATTTGAACTACAGTGA